One genomic window of Manihot esculenta cultivar AM560-2 chromosome 16, M.esculenta_v8, whole genome shotgun sequence includes the following:
- the LOC110603525 gene encoding protein BIG GRAIN 1-like C: MNMYKKDRSSREMENTFPQRRRTPSFSSSLLDAIYRSIDEPNGGEEEFFSQYRETKMIKKQSTAKSVSTAARRDAFLEADLRRDIMIESWMEKQSTRGSLHSNSTSSSSDSSSGAGGSGGGVFSSSEAESSVKENSTRVSILTPQRINPLSEKQQKPKCEGGFTKTKLRALKIYGELKKVKQPISPGGRIASFLNSIFNSGSGKKVKLCSIGAVDDVSSERKSKSACSSVTSFSRSCLSKTPPSRGKQSNRSKRSVRFYPVTVIVDEDSRPCGHKCIYEDDPGLMPMPIPQKIAKSSSLKGDVVKGANYIRKYQKKNISEFDFRGFHSYVENHEDSDDEEEDDDESCSSSDLFELDHLIGIGRYREELPVYETTSLKTNQAIANGLML, translated from the coding sequence ATGAACATGTATAAGAAGGACAGGTCTTCCAGGGAAATGGAGAATACATTTCCTCAAAGGAGACGAACtccatctttttcttcttccctTCTTGATGCTATTTATCGTTCGATTGATGAACCCAATGGCGGTGAAGAGGAATTTTTCAGTCAGTATAGAGAAACTAAGATGATCAAGAAACAGAGCACTGCCAAATCTGTTTCTACTGCCGCCCGACGTGATGCGTTTCTTGAAGCAGATCTTCGAAGAGATATCATGATTGAAAGTTGGATGGAGAAGCAAAGCACTCGTGGTTCTCTGCATTCTAATTCTACTTCCTCTTCTTCAGATTCCAGCTCTGGTGCAGGAGGAAGTGGCGGTGGAGTGTTCTCGTCATCTGAAGCAGAGTCGAGTGTCAAGGAAAATTCAACAAGGGTATCAATCTTAACTCCACAGAGAATCAACCCACTTTCAGAAAAACAACAGAAGCCAAAGTGTGAAGGAGGATTTACAAAGACAAAGCTACGAGCACTGAAAATCTATGGAGAATTAAAGAAAGTAAAGCAACCAATTTCACCAGGGGGTCGCATTGCCAGCTTTCTGAATTCTATTTTCAACTCAGGGAGTGGGAAGAAGGTGAAACTTTGTTCCATTGGAGCCGTAGATGATGTGAGTTCCGAGCGAAAATCAAAATCTGCATGTTCTTCAGTTACATCATTTTCGAGATCTTGTTTAAGCAAAACGCCACCTTCAAGAGGAAAACAGAGCAACAGAAGCAAAAGGTCAGTGAGATTTTATCCTGTTACTGTGATTGTTGATGAGGATTCTAGGCCTTGTGGTCATAAATGTATCTATGAAGATGATCCTGGGTTGATGCCAATGCCGATTCCTCAAAAAATTGCCAAGAGTTCTTCTCTGAAAGGAGATGTTGTTAAAGGAGCAAATTACATCAGGAAGTATCAGAAGAAGAATATCAGTGAATTTGATTTCAGGGGTTTTCACAGTTATGTTGAAAATCATGAAGACAgcgatgatgaagaagaagatgatgatgagagTTGCTCAAGCTCTGATCTTTTCGAGCTAGATCATCTCATTGGAATTGGAAGGTACAGAGAAGAGCTACCAGTTTATGAAACTACAAGTTTGAAAACAAATCAAGCAATTGCTAATGGCTTAATGCTGTAG
- the LOC110603045 gene encoding protein Brevis radix-like 4 — protein MLTCIARSKQPGDDSLSQPDESGTTNNPNTKQHQAIKSLTTQLRDMALKASGAYRHCNPCTAPTSQSRFRNNSNESDAESDRFRWSLRRTGSSSSTTPRTWGKEMEARLKGISSSSGEGTPNSVNGSGRRVDPPVVFVEENEPKEWVAQVEPGVLITFVSLPRGGNDLKRIRFSRDMFNKWQAQRWWAENYDRVMELYNVQRFNRQAFPLPTPPRSEDESSKMESAEDSPVTPPLTRERLPRNLYRPTGMGMGYSSSDSLDHHPMQARHYCDSVGLTSTPKLSSISGAKTETSSMDASIRSSSSREADRSGELSISNASDMETEWVEQDEPGVYITIRALPGGKRELRRVRFSREKFGEMHARVWWEENRARIHEQYL, from the exons ATGCTGACGTGTATAGCTCGATCGAAGCAACCTGGCGATGACTCGCTGAGTCAACCCGATGAGTCCGGTACGACAAACAATCCGAACACCAAACAACACCAAGCGATCAAGTCCCTCACTACTCAG CTTAGGGACATGGCTCTCAAGGCCTCTGGAGCGTACCGGCACTGCAATCCATGTACTGCACCAACAAGTCAGAGCCGATTTAGAAACAACTCGAACGAGTCTGACGCAGAGTCGGATCGTTTCCGGTGGTCGTTACGGCGGACCGGAAGCTCGAGCTCTACGACACCTAGGACATGGGGAAAGGAGATGGAGGCAAGGCTGAAAGGGATATCGAGTTCAAGCGGCGAAGGAACGCCAAACTCAGTGAACGGCAGTGGGCGCCGGGTCGACCCGCCCGTCGTTTTCGTCGAAGAGAATGAACCCAAGGAGTGGGTGGCCCAGGTGGAGCCCGGTGTTCTGATCACTTTCGTTTCGCTCCCACGCGGAGGAAATGATCTCAAGCGGATACGCTTCAG TCGAGACATGTTTAACAagtggcaagctcaaagatggTGGGCAGAGAACTATGACAGGGTCATGGAGCTTTATAATGTCCAGAGGTTTAATCGCCAGGCTTTTCCACTTCCAACACCCCCAAGATCAGAAGATGAG AGCTCAAAAATGGAGTCTGCGGAAGACAGCCCTGTAACACCACCACTGACCAGAGAACGCTTGCCTCGTAATTTGTATCGACCAACAGGAATGGGAATGGGATACTCATCCTCAGATTCACTGGATCATCATCCAATGCAAGCCCGTCATTACTGTGACTCAGTTGGTCTCACCTCAACCCCAAAACTCTCTAGTATTAGTGGGGCCAAGACGGAGACATCATCAATGGATGCTTCTATAAGAAGTAGCTCGTCAAGGGAGGCAGATCGCTCTGGAGAGCTGTCAATCAGCAATGCTAGTGACATGGAAACTGAATGGGTGGAACAAGATGAACCAGGAGTTTACATAACAATTAGAGCCTTGCCAGGTGGCAAAAGGGAGCTCAGAAGAGTTAGATTCAG CCGGGAAAAATTCGGGGAGATGCATGCTCGAGTGTGGTGGGAAGAGAATCGAGCCAGGATACATGAACAATACTTGTAA